One genomic region from Rhizomicrobium palustre encodes:
- a CDS encoding AAA family ATPase, with amino-acid sequence MKFTRLRISGFKSFVEPTELYIEPGLTAIVGPNGCGKSNLFDALRWVMGENRPTSVRGAEMDDVIFAGSSGRPARNVAEVTLAVDNSDRTANPPYADYETIEISRRIEREAGSVYRINGRDVRQKDVQLFFADASSGAASTAFVRQGQIGQLVSQKPLARRAILEEAAGISGLHARRHEAELRLKAAETNLNRLEDVIKEVEGQLSSLKRQARQASRYRNLSGHIRRAEALAHYLRWTAAALKTSAAQEALEAASAIVTQATDTAAVASTLQAHTSEILPPLREAEAERAAALQRLIQQKNILEAEEKRAQELAQSLRQRIAQTEADLSREHALKTDATTALEALSTESTDLEAAQERAAADLADADQKNGELNAALYEAEKLLERLTAELAERNAKQASLERQRRSANDLVESTNVQLLAAENRHATALENAAADPDVSAAEAAVAEARSLAEIAIAAAEMARTEFARVDEAERAARAAMEAAEAEARATRDAAERVAREAMEAVEREGRAAVEAVEREGRAALDEAEREGRTLVETTERDGRAALEAAEREGRALIEAAEREGRAAMEAADREGRSKIEEIDRESRALLEVIDREGRASVETADREGRAAIDAAEREGRAALETAEREGRAAIDTAEREGRAAIDAADRDGRAALEAIERDKRSVLEEAEREVQKLQAESSALARVLSPSGESLWPPLVDAVNVQPGYEGALAAALGDELQDPLDEAAPRHWRDLGDFPSRVGLPGGVTALVEYVSGPHAMSRRLTMTGVVSPEEGAALQSQLMPGQRLVSPRGDLWRWDGYRASADAPSAAAVRLEQRNRLSELEGLIAEAKEARRIASEAYFSAKTEAEETYRTAKAAAEASYKSAKEAAEEAYLLATTAAEDSYKSRKSAAVEAHSVAKTAAEQAYAQKRSEAETSYRAAKADAEAAHAAALSAAQEAYAARKAEADAAYQTGKQAAEAAYQAAKAEADAAYQSGNAEAEAAYRGRKEAADQTYSTNKQTAEEAYLTALSAAEETYLAAKTAGEAVYETAKAAAEVSRQALRTAEQEERNCAAAIIAAQEEATKAARQAAERANQLAALEAEIKRLTEARDQAQENANAATQALEEMGDGAELTQAVANARENAAEARGAAANARAVLDGLKRDGEARARRLATIAEERTRWEEREVAASSQVAELERRWTELSEELVAAEAAPAEIAEKTHALLDAIGVAEAARKEAGDARAEAEAKLSEADKAAKLADQAHSAAREERARAEAVLEADNARLTELLQRIRDELDCAPEELAERAEIAEGDELPPLEIAEKKVEKLKQEREGLGGVNLRAEEEANELETRLTGLTTDRDDLTGAIERLRRGIQSLNREGRERLQEAYTKVNENFQMLYAKLFEGGEAKLTFTESEDPLEAGLEIFARPPGKRLQSLQLLSGGEQALTAMSLIFAVFLVNPAPVCVLDEVDAPLDDANVERFCNMLEEMTKMTDTRFLVITHHALTMSKMHRLFGVTMAERGVSQLVSVSLAEAERVAAE; translated from the coding sequence GTGAAGTTCACACGCTTACGAATTTCCGGATTCAAGTCGTTTGTGGAGCCGACTGAGCTCTACATCGAACCTGGTCTCACCGCCATTGTCGGGCCCAACGGCTGCGGCAAGTCCAACCTGTTCGACGCTCTGCGCTGGGTGATGGGTGAAAATCGCCCGACCTCCGTGCGCGGCGCCGAAATGGATGACGTCATTTTCGCGGGCTCCTCGGGCCGTCCGGCGCGTAACGTGGCCGAAGTCACGCTCGCGGTGGACAATTCCGACCGCACCGCAAATCCTCCCTATGCGGATTATGAGACCATCGAGATTTCGCGCCGTATCGAGCGCGAGGCCGGCTCGGTCTATCGCATCAATGGCCGCGATGTGCGCCAGAAGGACGTTCAGCTTTTCTTCGCCGATGCCTCTTCGGGGGCCGCCTCCACCGCCTTCGTGCGCCAAGGCCAGATTGGCCAGCTCGTCAGCCAGAAGCCGCTGGCGCGCCGCGCCATTTTGGAAGAAGCCGCGGGCATTTCGGGCCTGCATGCGCGCCGCCATGAAGCCGAATTGCGCCTGAAAGCGGCTGAAACCAACCTCAACCGCCTCGAAGACGTGATCAAAGAGGTGGAAGGCCAGCTTTCCAGCTTGAAGCGTCAGGCCCGTCAGGCCTCGCGTTATCGCAACCTCTCCGGCCATATCCGTAGAGCCGAAGCCCTCGCCCATTATCTGCGCTGGACCGCCGCCGCGCTGAAGACCTCCGCCGCGCAGGAAGCCCTGGAAGCGGCGAGCGCCATCGTCACCCAGGCGACCGATACCGCCGCTGTCGCCTCCACCTTGCAGGCGCATACCTCTGAAATTCTGCCGCCCTTGCGTGAAGCCGAGGCCGAGCGCGCCGCCGCGTTGCAACGCTTGATCCAGCAGAAGAACATCCTGGAAGCCGAGGAAAAGCGCGCCCAGGAACTCGCGCAATCGCTGCGCCAGCGCATTGCCCAGACCGAGGCCGACCTTTCGCGCGAACACGCGCTGAAAACCGACGCGACCACCGCGCTGGAAGCCCTCAGCACGGAATCGACTGATCTCGAAGCCGCGCAGGAACGCGCCGCTGCCGATCTCGCTGACGCCGATCAGAAGAATGGCGAGCTTAACGCCGCCCTTTATGAAGCCGAAAAGCTGCTCGAGCGTCTCACCGCGGAACTTGCCGAGCGTAACGCCAAACAGGCAAGCCTCGAACGTCAGCGCCGCAGCGCCAACGATCTCGTCGAGAGCACCAATGTTCAGCTTCTCGCTGCCGAAAACCGTCATGCCACGGCGCTCGAAAACGCTGCTGCCGACCCGGATGTAAGCGCCGCCGAAGCCGCGGTTGCTGAAGCCCGCAGCCTTGCGGAAATCGCGATCGCCGCCGCCGAAATGGCGCGCACTGAATTTGCCCGCGTCGATGAAGCCGAACGCGCCGCCCGCGCTGCGATGGAAGCTGCCGAAGCCGAAGCGCGCGCCACCCGCGACGCCGCCGAACGCGTGGCTCGCGAAGCCATGGAAGCGGTCGAGCGTGAAGGCCGCGCTGCGGTCGAAGCGGTGGAACGTGAAGGCCGTGCCGCGCTGGATGAAGCCGAGCGCGAAGGCCGTACCCTCGTCGAGACCACCGAACGCGATGGCCGTGCCGCGCTGGAAGCTGCCGAACGCGAAGGCCGCGCCTTGATCGAAGCTGCGGAACGCGAAGGCCGCGCTGCGATGGAAGCTGCCGACCGCGAAGGCCGCAGCAAGATCGAAGAGATTGATCGCGAAAGCCGCGCTCTTCTGGAAGTGATCGACCGCGAAGGCCGCGCGTCTGTGGAAACGGCTGACCGTGAAGGCCGTGCCGCCATCGATGCTGCGGAACGCGAAGGCCGCGCCGCGCTTGAAACCGCTGAACGCGAAGGCCGTGCCGCCATTGATACGGCGGAGCGTGAAGGCCGCGCCGCGATTGATGCGGCCGACCGCGATGGCCGTGCCGCATTGGAAGCCATCGAACGCGATAAGCGCAGCGTGCTCGAAGAAGCCGAGCGCGAAGTGCAGAAGCTGCAGGCGGAATCCTCGGCGCTGGCCCGTGTGCTCAGCCCCTCGGGTGAAAGCCTCTGGCCGCCACTGGTTGACGCAGTGAATGTGCAACCCGGTTATGAAGGCGCCCTCGCCGCCGCTTTGGGCGATGAATTGCAGGATCCGCTCGATGAAGCCGCCCCACGCCATTGGCGTGATCTGGGCGATTTCCCCTCGCGCGTTGGCCTGCCCGGCGGCGTGACCGCACTCGTCGAATACGTCTCCGGCCCGCATGCCATGAGCCGCCGCTTGACGATGACCGGCGTGGTCTCGCCCGAAGAAGGCGCAGCGCTGCAAAGCCAATTGATGCCTGGTCAGCGTCTTGTTTCGCCGCGCGGCGATCTCTGGCGTTGGGATGGCTACCGCGCCTCGGCGGATGCGCCGTCGGCTGCTGCCGTGCGCCTGGAACAGCGCAATCGTCTCAGCGAATTGGAAGGACTGATCGCTGAGGCGAAAGAAGCCCGCCGCATCGCATCGGAAGCCTATTTCTCGGCCAAGACCGAAGCCGAAGAAACCTATCGCACCGCCAAAGCCGCGGCGGAGGCAAGCTACAAATCCGCCAAGGAAGCGGCCGAGGAAGCTTACCTTCTCGCCACGACGGCAGCGGAAGACTCCTATAAGAGCCGCAAGAGTGCGGCTGTCGAAGCCCATAGCGTCGCCAAGACCGCTGCCGAACAGGCTTATGCGCAAAAGCGCAGCGAAGCCGAAACCAGCTATCGCGCCGCCAAGGCAGACGCCGAAGCCGCCCATGCTGCCGCCTTGAGCGCCGCGCAAGAAGCCTATGCTGCCCGTAAGGCTGAAGCGGATGCGGCCTACCAGACTGGCAAGCAGGCTGCGGAAGCCGCCTATCAGGCAGCCAAAGCCGAAGCCGATGCAGCCTATCAGTCCGGCAACGCGGAAGCCGAAGCGGCCTATCGCGGCCGCAAGGAAGCCGCGGACCAGACCTACAGCACCAACAAGCAAACCGCTGAAGAGGCCTACCTCACCGCACTTTCCGCTGCTGAAGAAACCTATCTTGCGGCCAAGACGGCTGGCGAAGCGGTGTATGAGACCGCCAAGGCTGCTGCCGAAGTCTCGCGCCAAGCCCTGCGCACCGCTGAACAGGAAGAGCGTAACTGCGCTGCCGCCATCATCGCGGCACAGGAAGAAGCCACCAAAGCCGCGCGCCAGGCCGCCGAACGCGCCAACCAGCTCGCCGCCTTGGAAGCCGAAATCAAGCGCCTCACTGAAGCGCGCGATCAGGCCCAGGAAAACGCCAACGCCGCTACCCAAGCGCTGGAAGAAATGGGCGATGGCGCCGAGCTGACCCAGGCTGTCGCCAATGCGCGTGAGAATGCTGCCGAAGCACGCGGCGCCGCCGCCAATGCGCGCGCGGTGCTCGATGGCCTCAAGCGCGATGGCGAAGCTCGCGCCCGCCGTCTCGCCACGATTGCCGAAGAGCGCACCCGTTGGGAAGAACGCGAAGTCGCCGCCTCCTCTCAGGTTGCCGAGTTGGAACGCCGCTGGACCGAGCTTTCCGAGGAACTCGTCGCTGCCGAAGCCGCCCCTGCCGAGATCGCCGAAAAAACGCATGCGCTTCTCGATGCCATCGGTGTTGCCGAAGCCGCCCGCAAGGAAGCTGGCGACGCCCGCGCTGAAGCCGAAGCCAAGCTCTCGGAAGCTGACAAGGCAGCCAAGCTCGCTGATCAGGCCCATTCCGCCGCGCGCGAAGAACGCGCCCGCGCCGAAGCGGTCTTGGAAGCCGATAACGCCCGCCTGACCGAGCTGCTGCAGCGCATCCGCGATGAGCTTGATTGCGCGCCCGAAGAACTCGCCGAACGCGCCGAAATCGCCGAAGGTGACGAACTCCCGCCGCTCGAAATCGCCGAAAAGAAGGTCGAGAAGCTGAAGCAGGAGCGCGAAGGCCTCGGTGGCGTCAATCTGCGCGCCGAAGAAGAAGCCAACGAGCTTGAGACCCGCCTCACCGGCCTCACCACCGACCGCGATGATCTCACCGGCGCGATCGAACGTCTGCGCCGCGGCATCCAGAGCCTCAACCGTGAAGGCCGTGAGCGCCTGCAAGAGGCCTATACGAAGGTCAACGAAAACTTCCAGATGCTGTATGCCAAGCTCTTCGAGGGCGGCGAAGCAAAACTGACCTTCACCGAATCCGAAGACCCGCTTGAAGCGGGCCTCGAAATCTTCGCCCGTCCGCCGGGAAAGCGCCTGCAGTCCTTGCAGCTTCTTTCGGGTGGTGAGCAGGCCCTGACGGCGATGTCGCTGATTTTCGCGGTGTTCTTGGTGAACCCTGCGCCTGTCTGCGTGCTCGACGAAGTGGACGCCCCGCTCGACGATGCCAACGTCGAACGGTTCTGCAACATGCTGGAAGAAATGACCAAGATGACGGACACCCGCTTCCTGGTCATCACCCACCACGCGCTGACCATGTCCAAGATGCACCGCCTCTTCGGTGTCACCATGGCCGAGCGCGGCGTCTCCCAGCTCGTCTCCGTCTCCCTCGCCGAAGCCGAACGGGTGGCGGCGGAATAG
- a CDS encoding DUF5615 family PIN-like protein: MNFLVDAQLPPQLAIWLRDRGHQAWSMCEMSLQNATDRVVWELAERFDAVIVTKDEDFVLLASTRSGPQILWVRTGNLVNRLLLARFERAWPEVISHLGANARVVELR; this comes from the coding sequence ATGAACTTCCTCGTCGACGCGCAACTGCCGCCCCAGCTCGCCATATGGCTCAGGGATCGTGGTCATCAGGCGTGGTCGATGTGCGAAATGTCGCTGCAAAACGCGACCGACAGGGTTGTTTGGGAGCTGGCGGAGCGTTTCGACGCGGTCATCGTGACCAAGGACGAAGATTTCGTTCTTCTGGCCTCCACCCGCTCTGGTCCACAGATTCTCTGGGTTCGGACCGGAAATCTGGTCAACCGCCTACTCTTGGCCCGCTTTGAACGGGCATGGCCGGAGGTAATTTCCCATCTTGGGGCGAACGCACGCGTTGTTGAATTACGCTAG
- a CDS encoding TIM-barrel domain-containing protein codes for MRLTTRLATSTAVLAMLSAGALAAPCKVTSVSTGKDSLNIQTACGTTLIEPWSEATLRVRHLPAGAPAPRPSLIVNGHKAPSHFAVKDGASEITAETASLRIVIDRADGHAAFFHPGDKTPFLSEAKSTANPTNSGLYKVEQAFAPPFGAGLHFYGLGQHPAGGLDLQKGAVHLQQANGSTGLPMVLTSGGYGVLWDNASVTDVSVLPPAEGGNLQFTSEAAEAIDYYLITGANADQVVSGYRALTGSVPMLPRWAFGFWQSYEHYATQDEIVTVAKRYRDSGIPIDGIIQDWQYWKDGQWGAHQFDPARYPDPQKMVADIHALDIHTIISVWARFDKDTDNTAELDKAGFLYPKTYKNVFPVGFGRWYDPYGKGRDMYWDQISRRLGKDGFDGWWLDASEAELGGEWGQMRDVVTAQGPGALVYNAYPLFHTMGVYEGHRRDFPDRRPVILTRSAWAGQQRNGAISWSGDIHGDWETFRRQIPAGLNFISAGLPYWNTDIGGFFAGDPKDPAYGELFTRWFEFGAFTPMFRVHGTGKSKEMWQFSPEVQPILEKFDRLRYRLLPTIYSLAFDVTLNNASMMRPLVFDFGGDKDALDIPDEFMFGPILVAPVTRKGATDRMVYLPGDTEWVDFWTGKRFKAKSNIVAHAPLDTLPLYVRAGTILPMGPVVGHAEAQKDKPIELRVYRGANGSFNLYDDSGNGWGYEKGQRALVPITWNEATGTLTLGARQGKFPGMKQTREFHIVFVNDTNGVGDSEAKTFQTVSYKGKKVEIKAP; via the coding sequence ATGCGCCTGACAACGAGACTCGCCACATCCACCGCCGTTCTGGCGATGCTCAGCGCAGGTGCGCTGGCGGCCCCGTGCAAGGTCACCAGCGTCAGCACCGGCAAGGACAGCCTGAATATCCAGACCGCCTGCGGCACGACCCTGATCGAGCCCTGGAGCGAAGCCACGCTGCGCGTCCGCCATTTGCCCGCGGGCGCCCCTGCCCCGCGCCCGAGCCTGATCGTCAACGGCCACAAGGCGCCCTCCCACTTCGCCGTGAAGGACGGTGCCAGCGAGATCACCGCCGAGACCGCCAGCTTGCGCATCGTGATCGATCGCGCGGATGGCCATGCCGCCTTCTTCCATCCCGGCGACAAGACGCCCTTCCTCAGCGAAGCCAAAAGCACCGCCAATCCCACCAACTCAGGCCTCTATAAGGTCGAGCAGGCCTTCGCGCCGCCTTTCGGGGCGGGCCTCCACTTCTACGGCCTCGGCCAGCATCCCGCAGGCGGGCTCGATCTGCAGAAAGGCGCCGTGCATCTGCAGCAGGCCAATGGCTCCACGGGATTGCCCATGGTGCTCACCAGCGGCGGCTATGGCGTCTTATGGGACAACGCCTCGGTCACCGATGTGTCGGTACTTCCTCCGGCCGAAGGCGGCAATCTGCAATTCACCTCTGAAGCCGCTGAAGCCATCGACTACTACCTCATCACCGGCGCCAATGCCGATCAGGTCGTCTCCGGCTATCGCGCGCTGACGGGTTCGGTGCCGATGCTGCCGCGCTGGGCATTCGGCTTCTGGCAATCCTATGAGCATTACGCGACCCAGGATGAGATCGTCACCGTCGCCAAGCGCTATCGCGACAGCGGCATTCCCATCGATGGCATCATCCAGGATTGGCAATATTGGAAAGACGGCCAATGGGGTGCGCATCAATTCGATCCCGCGCGCTACCCCGATCCCCAAAAAATGGTCGCCGATATTCACGCCCTCGACATCCACACCATCATCTCGGTCTGGGCGCGCTTCGACAAGGATACCGACAACACCGCCGAGCTGGATAAGGCGGGCTTTCTTTATCCCAAGACCTACAAGAACGTTTTCCCGGTTGGGTTCGGGCGCTGGTACGATCCCTATGGCAAAGGCCGCGATATGTATTGGGATCAGATTTCCCGCCGCCTCGGCAAGGATGGTTTCGATGGCTGGTGGCTTGATGCTTCCGAGGCCGAGCTTGGCGGCGAATGGGGCCAGATGCGCGATGTCGTGACGGCGCAAGGCCCCGGCGCCCTCGTCTACAACGCCTATCCGCTCTTTCACACCATGGGCGTCTATGAAGGCCATCGCCGCGATTTCCCGGATCGCCGCCCGGTGATCCTGACGCGTTCGGCTTGGGCTGGTCAGCAGCGCAATGGCGCGATCTCCTGGTCGGGCGATATCCATGGCGATTGGGAGACCTTCCGCCGCCAGATTCCCGCCGGGCTCAATTTCATCTCCGCCGGCCTTCCCTATTGGAACACCGACATAGGCGGCTTCTTCGCGGGCGATCCCAAAGACCCCGCCTATGGCGAGCTCTTCACCCGCTGGTTTGAGTTCGGTGCCTTCACCCCAATGTTCCGCGTCCATGGCACCGGCAAATCCAAGGAGATGTGGCAGTTCTCGCCGGAGGTGCAGCCGATCCTCGAGAAATTCGACCGCCTGCGCTATCGCCTCTTGCCCACCATCTATTCGCTGGCCTTTGACGTCACCCTCAACAACGCCTCGATGATGCGCCCGCTGGTGTTCGATTTCGGCGGCGATAAAGACGCGCTCGATATCCCGGATGAGTTCATGTTCGGCCCCATCCTGGTCGCGCCCGTCACCCGCAAAGGCGCAACCGATCGCATGGTCTATCTGCCGGGTGATACCGAATGGGTGGATTTCTGGACCGGCAAGCGCTTCAAGGCAAAATCGAACATCGTCGCCCACGCACCGCTCGACACGCTGCCGCTCTATGTCCGCGCCGGCACCATCCTGCCGATGGGCCCCGTGGTCGGTCATGCCGAAGCGCAGAAGGACAAGCCTATCGAGCTGCGCGTCTATCGCGGCGCCAATGGCAGCTTCAATCTCTATGACGATAGCGGCAATGGCTGGGGCTATGAGAAAGGCCAGCGCGCGCTGGTGCCCATCACCTGGAACGAGGCGACGGGCACGCTCACGCTCGGCGCCCGCCAAGGCAAATTCCCCGGCATGAAACAAACCCGCGAATTCCACATCGTCTTTGTCAACGACACCAACGGTGTTGGCGACAGCGAGGCCAAGACGTTCCAGACGGTGAGCTACAAGGGCAAGAAGGTGGAGATTAAAGCGCCCTAA
- a CDS encoding DsbA family protein: protein MALKDQVNDALNATPPESTARLETLRAVLAASGGGSDAEVQAALTRQISERESKAATFSAAGQADAARAERAEIDALRGLLRLAVTNTAPATPKKAPKAPKPAEQTAAEPAAKPALLSSKQLIIAGVVVAVIAVAGYFALKPKDESAASGGAVTVEVKAEDRTQGDPKAPIMMIEYAAPQCPHCARFNSTVMPRIKEEYIDKGKVFYILRIYPLGPTDGAIEGIARLCLPKDKYFQFIDLMFRNQPKWDPDGYQIPDVGGAVKQLAAIMGVSPDQADRCMTDPNEQARINAVSNEAVTRYNITGTPTFIINGTIVSTAEATYPQLKSRFDAILAKK from the coding sequence ATGGCCCTCAAGGACCAGGTTAACGACGCACTTAACGCGACCCCGCCGGAAAGCACCGCGCGGCTGGAAACCTTGCGGGCCGTTCTGGCCGCTTCTGGCGGCGGCAGCGATGCCGAAGTGCAGGCTGCCCTCACCCGCCAGATCAGCGAACGCGAAAGCAAGGCGGCGACCTTCTCTGCCGCGGGTCAAGCCGATGCCGCCCGCGCCGAACGCGCCGAGATCGATGCTCTGCGTGGTCTGCTCCGCCTCGCGGTGACCAACACCGCACCTGCTACGCCGAAAAAAGCCCCCAAGGCGCCCAAGCCCGCCGAACAAACAGCCGCCGAACCCGCCGCGAAACCGGCGCTGCTTTCCAGCAAGCAGCTCATTATCGCGGGTGTGGTTGTGGCCGTGATCGCCGTGGCCGGTTACTTCGCCTTGAAGCCCAAGGATGAAAGCGCGGCGTCAGGCGGCGCGGTGACCGTAGAAGTCAAAGCCGAAGACCGCACCCAGGGTGATCCCAAGGCGCCGATCATGATGATCGAATACGCCGCCCCGCAATGCCCGCATTGCGCCCGCTTTAATTCCACCGTGATGCCGCGCATCAAGGAAGAGTACATCGACAAGGGTAAGGTGTTTTACATCCTGCGCATCTACCCGCTTGGGCCGACGGACGGCGCTATTGAAGGCATTGCCCGCCTCTGCCTGCCCAAGGACAAGTACTTCCAATTCATCGATCTAATGTTCCGCAACCAGCCCAAATGGGACCCGGATGGCTATCAGATTCCGGATGTGGGCGGCGCGGTGAAGCAGCTTGCGGCCATCATGGGCGTGTCGCCGGATCAGGCGGACCGCTGCATGACCGATCCCAACGAACAAGCCCGTATCAATGCGGTCTCGAATGAAGCCGTGACGCGCTACAACATCACCGGCACGCCGACCTTCATCATCAACGGCACCATCGTCTCGACCGCCGAAGCGACCTATCCCCAGCTTAAGTCTCGCTTCGATGCCATCCTGGCGAAGAAATAA
- a CDS encoding F0F1 ATP synthase subunit C, whose translation MEVAAAKMIGAGLACFALAGAGVGIGLVFGNYLAGALRNPGAAASQTANMFLGFALCEATGLFGLVIAFIILFG comes from the coding sequence ATGGAAGTCGCTGCTGCGAAAATGATTGGCGCCGGTTTGGCCTGCTTCGCCCTCGCGGGCGCTGGCGTCGGCATCGGCCTGGTGTTCGGCAACTACCTCGCGGGCGCTCTGCGTAACCCGGGTGCGGCCGCCAGCCAGACCGCGAACATGTTCCTCGGCTTCGCCCTTTGCGAAGCGACGGGTCTGTTCGGCCTCGTGATCGCCTTCATCATCCTGTTCGGTTGA
- a CDS encoding F0F1 ATP synthase subunit A has protein sequence MNPMEQFEVKPLIEAPLFSIGGHPIYFTNQALFMLVAVGLAALFLTLTVSKNRLVPTRGQSLAEVSYEFVANMINSTMGHDGLKFFPLIFTIFVFVLFNNFLGLVPWTFTATSQIAITFTLASFVILTMVVVGFMKHGLRFFSLFVPEAPWYLLLLLVPIEVISFLTRPISLSVRLFANMLAGHTLLAVFASFVVLMTTAGGIMYGVAVAPFALIVCIYVLEMLVAFLQAYVFAVLTCIYLNEALHLHDHH, from the coding sequence ATGAACCCCATGGAGCAGTTCGAGGTGAAGCCTCTGATCGAAGCGCCGCTGTTCAGCATCGGCGGTCATCCGATCTATTTCACCAACCAGGCCCTGTTCATGCTGGTGGCCGTGGGCCTTGCCGCGCTGTTCCTCACCCTCACCGTTTCGAAGAATCGCCTGGTGCCGACGCGCGGGCAATCGCTCGCCGAGGTCTCCTACGAATTCGTTGCCAACATGATCAATTCGACGATGGGCCATGACGGGCTGAAATTCTTCCCGCTCATTTTCACCATCTTCGTCTTCGTGCTGTTCAACAACTTCCTTGGCCTGGTGCCCTGGACCTTCACCGCGACTAGCCAGATCGCCATCACCTTCACGCTGGCAAGCTTTGTGATCCTCACCATGGTGGTGGTCGGCTTCATGAAGCACGGGCTTCGCTTCTTCAGCCTCTTTGTGCCGGAAGCGCCGTGGTATCTGCTTCTTTTGCTGGTGCCGATCGAGGTGATCTCCTTCCTCACCCGCCCCATCAGCCTTTCCGTCCGTCTTTTCGCCAACATGCTCGCCGGGCACACTTTGCTCGCCGTGTTTGCGAGCTTCGTGGTGCTGATGACCACTGCGGGCGGCATCATGTATGGCGTGGCCGTGGCGCCCTTCGCGCTCATCGTCTGCATCTACGTGCTTGAGATGCTGGTTGCGTTCCTGCAGGCCTATGTCTTTGCGGTTCTGACCTGCATCTATCTCAACGAAGCCCTCCATCTCCACGACCACCACTAA
- a CDS encoding DUF433 domain-containing protein produces MTELLSRITINPEQCHGRPCIRGMRIRVADILEMLANGIAAEEILADFPDLEADDIRASLAFAATLAGNPVVNAAE; encoded by the coding sequence ATGACCGAATTGTTGAGCCGGATCACGATCAATCCAGAACAGTGCCACGGGCGCCCCTGCATTCGCGGGATGCGCATCCGCGTGGCCGACATTCTGGAAATGCTCGCCAATGGAATCGCGGCAGAAGAAATTTTGGCCGACTTCCCGGATCTCGAAGCTGACGACATTCGCGCCAGCTTGGCCTTTGCCGCGACTCTTGCGGGAAACCCCGTGGTGAACGCCGCCGAGTAG
- a CDS encoding AtpZ/AtpI family protein, whose product MPPSEPEDLKRLKERLDAAGAKVAESEKQAAPNSPYSIAFRLGTELVSAVVVGAGIGWGMDWAFENWAHFHTRPAFMVVMFFLGAAAGIRNVYRTSQQLSGAEPPKEK is encoded by the coding sequence TTGCCACCATCCGAACCCGAAGACCTCAAACGCCTCAAAGAGCGGCTCGATGCTGCCGGGGCAAAGGTCGCGGAATCGGAGAAACAGGCGGCACCAAACTCCCCCTACAGCATCGCTTTCCGGCTCGGGACCGAGTTGGTGTCGGCGGTGGTGGTGGGCGCAGGTATTGGCTGGGGCATGGATTGGGCGTTCGAGAATTGGGCGCACTTTCATACGCGGCCGGCTTTTATGGTCGTGATGTTCTTTTTGGGAGCTGCGGCCGGGATCCGGAACGTCTACCGCACCTCTCAGCAGCTAAGCGGCGCTGAGCCGCCGAAGGAGAAATAG
- a CDS encoding UrcA family protein produces the protein MTRFLTALALSACTVFAAASAAPQISVSYADLDLARPAGATTLINRIRVAAETVCGSADIRDLAAFRRRSACVTEAMDNAIRSVNAPLVARVYGKPQLIVGEPRFNIAAR, from the coding sequence ATGACCCGCTTTCTCACCGCGCTGGCCTTGTCGGCTTGCACCGTTTTCGCCGCCGCTTCGGCCGCGCCGCAGATTTCCGTTTCCTATGCCGATCTGGACCTTGCCCGTCCGGCTGGCGCCACCACCCTCATCAACCGCATCCGCGTCGCCGCCGAGACGGTTTGCGGCAGCGCCGACATTCGTGATCTCGCCGCGTTCCGCCGCCGCTCGGCTTGTGTGACCGAGGCGATGGACAACGCCATCCGTTCGGTGAATGCGCCGCTGGTGGCCCGCGTCTACGGCAAGCCGCAGCTCATCGTCGGCGAGCCGCGTTTCAACATCGCTGCCCGCTAA
- a CDS encoding F0F1 ATP synthase subunit B': MSAEPVTHTGTEAQHSAGFPPFKTESFPSQIFWLVVTFAALFIVLWRLAGPRIAGVIGARKGQIEGDLAAAEKHRADAEAALAAYETALADARVKAHAEAEANRKVIEAEVEKAKAEADAEAREAAAKAEAGIAAARAEAATHVTKAAQDAAADIVNRLIGVTVTSEQAEAAVKAVGA; encoded by the coding sequence ATGAGCGCGGAACCTGTCACGCATACCGGCACTGAGGCGCAGCACAGTGCCGGCTTTCCGCCATTCAAGACGGAGAGCTTTCCGAGCCAGATTTTCTGGCTTGTGGTGACCTTTGCTGCCCTTTTCATCGTGTTGTGGCGCTTGGCAGGTCCGAGGATCGCCGGGGTGATTGGCGCCCGTAAAGGTCAGATCGAAGGTGACCTTGCGGCAGCCGAAAAGCACCGGGCTGATGCGGAAGCCGCCCTGGCCGCCTACGAGACGGCTCTGGCCGATGCACGGGTGAAAGCCCATGCCGAAGCCGAGGCCAACCGCAAGGTGATTGAAGCCGAGGTCGAAAAGGCCAAGGCGGAAGCCGATGCGGAAGCCCGCGAAGCCGCCGCCAAGGCCGAGGCAGGAATTGCTGCCGCCCGCGCCGAGGCTGCAACACATGTCACAAAAGCTGCGCAAGATGCAGCGGCGGATATTGTGAACCGGCTGATCGGGGTTACCGTGACTTCCGAGCAGGCGGAAGCCGCCGTCAAGGCAGTAGGTGCCTGA